A region from the Tigriopus californicus strain San Diego chromosome 9, Tcal_SD_v2.1, whole genome shotgun sequence genome encodes:
- the LOC131887082 gene encoding DNA-directed RNA polymerase III subunit RPC2-like — protein MGESGPRPALGASWAQGSASATHLSGSIKSLEEKWQLVPAFLSVRGLVRQHIDSFNYFIATDLKNIVRANHKVISNADPAFYLKYLDVHVGPPEIEESFGVTRATSPHECRLRDITYAAPITVDIEYTRGQSRIIRQGLPIGRMPIMLRSDRCILNGRNHAELAKVNECPYDPGGYFITKGQEKVILIQEQLSKNRMIVEVDRTGQITCQVTSSTHGTKTRTNVTTKAGRYYLKHNSMEKDIPIAIVFKAMGVVSDQEIVQMVGTEDAIMTAFAASLEECNRAMVFTQLQALKYIAQKMKAKKFYSGPKKSPSDDARDTLAETVLAHVPVVGYNYKMKAIYMALMVRRVIESQNDELMVDDRDYYGNKRLELAGSLLSLLFEDLFKRLNWELKQIADRNIPRVKAAQFDIVKHIRSDLITIGLENAISSGNWTIKRFRMERQGVTQVLSRLSYISALGMMTRVNSQFEKTRKVSGPRSLQPSQWGMLCPSDTPEGESCGLVKNLALMTHITTESEEAPLVRLAFNVGVEDVHLLSGEELSNPRIFTVFLNGGILGVVKNTAKLIKVFRTARRMGFINGFVSIYPHLKTRCVYISADGGRLCRPYIIVDRTRPLVKQKHITRLMGGKLVFDDFLRKGLVEYLDVNEENDSNIALYEADIVANTTHLEIEPFTLLGVCAGLIPYPHHNQSPRNTYQCAMGKQAMGTIALNQRNRIDTLLYNLVYPMKPMVKSRTIELINFEELPAGQNAIVAVMSYSGYDIEDAIILNRASLDRGYGRCLVYRNQKATLKRYANQTYDRVMGPLVDSETQKPIWKHDVLDADGICSPGMKVENKQILVNKSMPAITRGDAMNPMENQPRQTEYRDTPNMYKGPIPSFIERVMISSNADDAFLIKILLRQTRRPELGDKFSSRHGQKGVTGLIVQQEDMPFNEQGICPDMIMNPHGFPSRMTVGKLMELLGGKAGLLEGKFHYGTAFGGSKVSDICEELVRNGFNYQGKDILTSGITGEPLQAYIYHGPVYYQKLKHMVLDKMHGRARGPRAVLTRQPTEGRSREGGLRLGEMERDCLIAYGASMLLVERLMISSDAFDVDVCNGCGLLGYSGWCTNCKSSKSVSSIRIPYACKLLFQELQAMNIVPRLKLEKYCDG, from the exons ATGGGCGAATCGGGACCCCGTCCAGCCCTGGGGGCTTCTTGGGCTCAAGGCTCAGCCTCGGCGACCCATCTATCGGGCTCCATCAAGAGCCTAGAGGAGAAATGGCAATTGGTCCCCGCGTTTCTGAGCGTGCGCGGGTTGGTCCGGCAACACATTGACTCGTTTAACTACTTTATCGCCACAGACCTGAAGAACATCGTGCGCGCCAATCACAAGGTCATCTCTAATGCCGATCCAGCCTTCTATCTCAAATATCTGGACGTTCACGTCGGACCTCCGG AGATCGAGGAGTCCTTTGGCGTGACCCGAGCCACATCCCCCCATGAATGTCGATTGCGTGACATCACTTATGCTGCGCCCATCACAGTTGACATCGAGTACACGCGTGGTCAAAGCCGCATCATTCGTCAAGGCCTACCCATTGGACGGATGCCTATCATGCTTCGGAGTGATCGTTGCATCTTGAATGGCCGGAATCATGCCGAATTGGCCAAAGTCAATGAATGTCCCTACGATCCGGGCGGTTACTTCATCACCAAAGGCCAGGAGAAGGTCATTCTCATCCAAGAGCAGCTCTCCAAAAATCGGATGATTGTGGAAGTGGATCGCACCGGACAGATCACATGTCAAGTCACGAGCTCTACCCATGGAACCAAAACCCGGACGAATGTAACCACCAAGGCCGGTCGTTATTATCTCAAGCACAATTCTATGGAGAAGGACATTCCCATAGCTATTGTTTTCAAGGCCATGGGTGTGGTTTCGGATCAAGAGATCGTGCAAATGGTGGGTACAGAGGACGCCATTATGACGGCCTTTGCGGCGTCTTTGGAAGAATGCAATCGAGCCATGGTGTTCACCCAATTGCAAGCCTTGAAATACATTGCGCAGAAGATGAAGGCCAAGAAGTTCTACTCCGGTCCCAAGAAAAGCCCTTCCGATGATGCCCGAGATACACTCGCCGAGACAGTTCTGGCCCACGTGCCCGTGGTTGGTTACAATTACAAAATGAAAGCCATTTACATGGCATTGATGGTGAGGCGCGTAATTGAATCGCAGAATGACGAACTCATGGTAGATGACCGGGATTACTATGGGAACAAGCGCTTGGAACTGGCTGGATCATTGCTCTCGTTGCTCTTTGAAGACTTATTTAAGCGTCTCAATTGGGAGTTGAAACAGATCGCGGATCGCAATATTCCTCGGGTTAAAGCGGCTCAGTTCGATATCGTCAAACACATTCGGAGCGATTTGATCACAATCGGGTTGGAGAATGCCATTTCGAGTGGAAATTGGACCATCAAGCGGTTCCGAATGGAACGTCAAGGTGTGACCCAAGTTCTCTCCAGGTTAAGTTACATCTCAGCCTTAGGTATGATGACGCGGGTTAATTCACAGTTCGAAAAAACCCGCAAAGTAAGTGGTCCTCGATCCCTTCAGCCCAGCCAATGGGGCATGTTATGTCCCTCAGACACCCCCGAGGGTGAATCCTGTGGTCTCGTCAAGAACTTGGCCCTCATGACTCACATCACAACAGAGAGTGAGGAAGCGCCTCTGGTCCGTTTAGCATTCAATGTTGGTGTGGAGGATGTGCATCTTTTGTCCGGAGAGGAGTTGAGTAATCCGAGGATTTTCACCGTCTTCCTTAATGGAGGCATTCTTGGAGTGGTGAAGAACACTGCTAAgttgatcaaagtgttccgCACGGCACGGCGAATGGGATTCATCAACGGCTTCGTGTCCATCTACCCGCATCTCAAAACCCGTTGTGTATACATTAGTGCCGACGGGGGTCGACTGTGTCGTCCTTACATAATCGTGGATCGAACCCGGCCTTTGGTCAAACAAAAGCACATCACCCGTCTCatgggaggaaaattggtCTTCGACGACTTCCTTCGGAAAGGCCTCGTCGAGTATTTGGATGTCAACGAGGAGAATGACAGTAATATTGCCTTGTATGAGGCGGATATCGTGGCCAACACCACTCACCTAGAAATCGAGCCGTTCACATTGTTGGGCGTTTGCGCCGGACTCATTCCATATCCACATCACAACCAATCACCAAGGAATACCTACCAATGTGCCATGGGGAAACAGGCCATGGGTACCATCGCTCTCAACCAAAGGAATAGAATTGACACCCTTCTCTATAATCTCGTCTACCCAATGAAGCCGATGGTGAAGTCACGGACCATCGAACTCATCAACTTTGAGGAGCTTCCCGCGGGTCAAAACGCCATCGTGGCTGTAATGAGTTACTCTGGCTATGATATCGAGGATGCGATCATCCTAAATCGAGCCTCTTTGGATCGAGGATACGGACGGTGTCTCGTTTATCGCAATCAAAAAGCCACGCTCAAGCGGTATGCCAATCAGACTTATGATCGGGTCATGGGGCCATTGGTTGATTCGGAGACCCAGAAACCAATTTGGAAACACGACGTTCTCGATGCGGATGGAATCTGCTCGCCCGGCATGAAAGTTGAGAACAAACAAATTCTCGTCAATAAATCCATGCCCGCCATCACCCGTGGCGATGCCATGAACCCGATGGAAAATCAACCGCGGCAAACAGAATATCGGGATACACCCAACATGTACAAGGGACCTATTCCGTCTTTTATCGAGCGTGTGATGATCTCATCTAATGCAGATGACGCGTTCCTAATCAAGATCCTGCTCAGACAGACCAGACGACCCGAGTTGGGGGATAAATTCAGCTCTCGTCACGGTCAGAAAGGCGTGACCGGATTGATTGTCCAACAAGAAGACATGCCATTCAACGAGCAGGGTATATGTCCGGACATGATTATGAACCCTCATGGTTTCCCATCCCGAATGACGGTGGGTAAACTCATGGAGCTTCTAGGCGGGAAAGCGGGATTGTTGGAAGGCAAATTCCACTACGGAACGGCTTTTGGAGGGTCCAAAGTGTCTGATATTTGTGAAGAGTTAGTACGCAACGGCTTCAATTATCAGGGCAAAGACATCCTCACTTCCGGAATCACCGGCGAGCCTCTGCAAGCCTATATCTATCATGGGCCTGTCTACTACCAGAAACTTAAGCACATGGTCTTGGACAAAATGCACGGTCGTGCCCGTGGCCCAAGGGCGGTATTGACCCGTCAACCTACCGAGGGAAGATCACGAGAAGGTGGGCTCCGTTTGGGTGAGATGGAGCGCGATTGTCTTATCGCTTATGGAGCGAGCATGTTACTTGTGGAACGCCTGATGATTTCATCGGACGCTTTTGATGTCGATGTTTGTAATGGCTGTGGTCTTTTGGGATATTCCGGATGGTGCACTAATTGCAAGTCATCCAAGTCAGTGTCCTCAATTCGGATTCCTTATGCGTGCAAGCTGCTTTTTCAAGAGCTTCAAGCTATGAATATTGTGCCTCGTTTGAAGCTCGAGAAATACTGCGACGGTTGA
- the LOC131887087 gene encoding organic cation transporter protein-like — protein MSPNNSFDDILLHLGEFGPYQRRIYFLLFIPTIFSAMQKLSWVFLGANVPHRCRLPDEFANATFQLDTKVESCSYLNDQGIAVACDRGWIYDRTVFGSSAVMDWDLVCENKSSRATAQSLFMLGVLIGSYAFGALSDKFGRKPAFMASILIQAAFGILSGIAPNYWTFVLARMVIGMTTSGVFLVSYVLAMEMVGPSYRVIAGTLCQYYYTLGFFIIAATAYYLNFDWQLLQIVLTVPTALFLAYWWIMPESVRWLIQKGRMDEAQRQIRWVAKRNGVDEIPDQDLEELLGKNEDHEAPIKNAGLLDLFKTPRLRMRTLNLFFSWFVNSGTYYGLSLNTSNMGGDPYWNFLLSGFVEIPAYAFNLLVLNRPFIGRRLTLSGCLSVGGLALFATLFVPSNQTWVLIALTTFGKLAITASYGVVYIFSAEIYPTEVRNMGMGASSMCARIGGILCPYLNLLGDYWTALPLIVYGSLALLAGVLALLLPETLNKKLPETLEDGENFGTEE, from the coding sequence ATGAGCCCTAACAACTCCTTCGACGATATCCTGTTGCATTTGGGAGAATTTGGGCCCTATCAGAGAAGGATCtacttcctcctcttcatcccCACCATCTTCAGTGCCATGCAGAAGCTCTCGTGGGTGTTTTTGGGCGCCAATGTTCCACATCGTTGCCGATTACCCGACGAGTTTGCAAATGCCACGTTTCAGCTAGACACAAAAGTTGAATCATGTTCTTACCTCAATGACCAAGGCATCGCTGTCGCTTGCGATCGAGGATGGATCTACGATCGGACCGTTTTTGGAAGTAGCGCTGTCATGGATTGGGACCTGGTTTGTGAGAACAAAAGTAGCCGAGCTACGGCTCAATCGCTCTTCATGTTGGGTGTCCTAATCGGGTCTTATGCTTTTGGCGCCCTTTCCGACAAGTTTGGTCGGAAGCCGGCTTTTATGGCGTCGATTTTGATTCAAGCGGCGTTTGGGATCTTGAGCGGCATTGCGCCCAATTATTGGACATTTGTGCTTGCTCGGATGGTGATCGGCATGACCACTTCGGGAGTGTTCTTGGTATCCTATGTACTCGCCATGGAAATGGTTGGACCCAGCTACAGGGTTATCGCTGGCACCCTATGCCAATATTATTACACCTTAGGATTTTTCATCATTGCAGCCACGGCATAttatttgaactttgattggcaattgcttcaaatcGTATTAACTGTGCCAACGGCCTTGTTTCTGGCCTATTGGTGGATCATGCCGGAATCAGTCAGATGGTTGATTCAAAAAGGAAGAATGGACGAAGCTCAACGTCAAATTCGATGGGTGGCCAAACGAAATGGGGTGGATGAAATCCCCGACCAAGATCTGGAGGAGCtattggggaaaaatgaagaCCACGAGGCGCCGATTAAAAATGCGGGCCTTTTGGATTTATTCAAGACTCCTCGATTGCGAATGCGAACCCTAAATCTGTTCTTCAGTTGGTTTGTTAACAGTGGTACCTACTACGGTCTCTCTTTGAACACATCCAATATGGGAGGAGACCCGTACTGGAACTTTCTACTCTCGGGCTTCGTCGAAATCCCTGCCTACGCTTTTAACCTGCTTGTCCTCAACAGACCCTTCATTGGTCGCCGACTAACCTTATCCGGTTGTCTCTCCGTGGGTGGACTGGCCTTATTTGCGACCTTGTTCGTTCCATCTAACCAAACGTGGGTTCTTATTGCGCTGACGACCTTTGGTAAATTGGCAATCACTGCCTCCTATGGAGTGGTTTACATATTTTCAGCGGAAATCTATCCCACGGAAGTTCGGAACATGGGCATGGGTGCGTCCTCCATGTGTGCCCGGATTGGAGGCATCCTTTGTCCATATTTGAACCTTTTGGGCGATTACTGGACAGCTTTACCTCTTATTGTGTATGGGTCACTGGCTTTGTTGGCGGGAGTCTTGGCACTTCTGCTTCCAGAGACGTTAAATAAGAAATTGCCGGAAACTCTAGAAGATGGAGAAAATTTTGGTACCGAAGAGTGA